A genomic region of Tissierella sp. contains the following coding sequences:
- a CDS encoding response regulator transcription factor: MENQVLIVEDDIINLKLLNSGLSKYGFDVLKAKTGKEAIELLDDHKIVASILDLNLPDTNGFELLKYIRNHPIHKDSAILIVTENDDKLDTILGLEMGADDYITKPFHRRELIARLKSAIRRVGSIINKTCILIAIYDLKIDMERRTVMKDNEIINLSFKEFEILYLLASNPGKVISRQTILDTMGGIDYSPDTRVVDMHISSIRKKLRDTKTQKQYIDTVNSVGYRFRQ, translated from the coding sequence ATGGAAAATCAAGTACTAATAGTTGAAGATGATATTATAAATTTAAAACTCTTAAATTCAGGATTAAGTAAATATGGGTTTGATGTATTAAAAGCAAAGACTGGAAAAGAAGCTATAGAGCTGCTAGATGATCATAAAATAGTTGCGTCTATACTTGATTTAAATCTCCCAGATACCAATGGATTTGAACTACTAAAGTATATTAGAAATCATCCAATTCACAAAGATTCTGCCATATTAATAGTTACAGAAAATGATGATAAGTTGGATACTATCCTAGGTCTTGAAATGGGAGCAGATGATTATATAACAAAACCATTTCATCGCAGAGAACTAATAGCTAGATTAAAATCAGCCATAAGGAGAGTTGGAAGTATTATCAATAAAACTTGCATTCTAATAGCTATCTATGATTTGAAAATAGATATGGAGAGAAGAACAGTTATGAAAGATAATGAGATTATAAACCTATCCTTTAAGGAATTTGAGATATTATATTTGTTAGCATCTAATCCTGGTAAGGTCATATCTAGACAAACCATATTAGATACAATGGGAGGTATAGATTATAGTCCAGACACTAGAGTTGTAGATATGCATATTTCTTCTATTAGAAAAAAACTTAGGGATACAAAAACACAAAAACAATATATTGATACTGTTAATAGCGTTGGTTATCGTTTTAGACAATGA
- a CDS encoding HD domain-containing phosphohydrolase produces MSKLMSIDKVDIGMVLDRDLMDGKTGAILVPSGTAMTRAYIDKLVMNGVRTIFIRDEVIPEGWKNEKLAKEYSKVEKSLDNIFTEVESGKNIQSENIEKEMEYFVNAISSERDIMTQMRLLHKKDDYTFDHSLGVSVLAIALGKWLDYSEEKILDLSIAGLFHDIGKLRVPDEIVKKPGKLTEEESSIMQKHSYYSYEMLAQTNKFNDDILLGVLQHHERIDGSGYPNGVKGDKIHEFAKIIAICDIYHAITSRRVYKDKDSPLRAADCLRRESFSSLDPYITQIFLKNISKFYVGNKVLLSNGTTGVIVYIHPQDETKPMVKVGEEFIDFQKEQDVEILDIII; encoded by the coding sequence TTGAGTAAACTAATGAGTATTGATAAAGTAGATATAGGCATGGTTTTGGATAGAGACTTAATGGATGGTAAAACTGGAGCAATTCTAGTACCAAGTGGAACTGCAATGACAAGAGCTTATATTGACAAACTAGTCATGAATGGAGTAAGAACTATATTTATTAGAGATGAGGTAATACCAGAAGGATGGAAAAATGAAAAACTAGCAAAGGAATATTCTAAAGTAGAAAAATCTTTAGATAATATATTTACTGAGGTTGAAAGCGGTAAGAACATACAATCAGAAAATATAGAAAAGGAAATGGAGTATTTTGTAAATGCGATTTCTTCTGAGAGAGATATAATGACACAAATGAGGCTACTTCATAAGAAAGATGATTATACTTTTGACCATAGTCTAGGTGTGAGTGTATTAGCCATAGCTCTTGGGAAATGGTTAGATTATTCAGAAGAAAAGATCTTAGATTTATCAATTGCAGGATTATTTCATGATATTGGAAAGCTTAGAGTTCCAGATGAAATAGTTAAAAAGCCAGGCAAATTGACTGAGGAAGAATCTTCAATAATGCAAAAGCATTCTTATTATAGCTATGAGATGCTTGCACAGACTAATAAATTCAACGATGATATTTTACTGGGAGTATTACAACATCATGAAAGGATTGACGGTTCAGGGTATCCAAATGGTGTTAAGGGAGATAAAATTCATGAATTTGCAAAAATAATAGCTATATGTGATATATATCATGCAATTACATCTAGAAGAGTATATAAAGATAAGGATTCACCACTTAGGGCAGCGGATTGTTTAAGAAGAGAGAGTTTTTCTTCATTAGATCCTTATATTACTCAGATATTCTTGAAGAACATATCTAAATTCTATGTTGGTAATAAGGTATTGCTAAGTAACGGTACAACGGGGGTAATAGTGTATATACACCCTCAAGACGAGACTAAGCCAATGGTTAAAGTAGGAGAAGAGTTTATTGATTTTCAAAAGGAACAAGATGTTGAAATATTAGACATCATAATTTAA
- a CDS encoding YerC/YecD family TrpR-related protein, which produces MEFNSKIKSSQVDGFFEAVLKLDNPEECYRFFEDICTIKEIQAIAQRLEVAKLLKSNKTYNEIENATGASTATISRINRSLNYGAEGYNMILKKLGVIEEE; this is translated from the coding sequence TAAAATCTAGTCAAGTTGACGGATTTTTCGAGGCTGTACTTAAGCTAGATAACCCAGAAGAATGTTATAGGTTTTTTGAAGATATATGTACAATAAAAGAAATCCAAGCAATAGCCCAAAGACTGGAAGTAGCAAAGTTACTTAAGTCCAATAAGACTTATAATGAGATAGAAAATGCAACTGGAGCTAGTACCGCGACAATAAGTAGAATTAATAGGTCACTAAACTATGGTGCAGAAGGATATAATATGATTCTTAAAAAACTGGGTGTAATAGAAGAAGAATAG